A window from Bombus fervidus isolate BK054 chromosome 12, iyBomFerv1, whole genome shotgun sequence encodes these proteins:
- the Zip48c gene encoding zinc/iron regulated transporter-related protein 48C isoform X1, which produces MLKDYSPIVQALLGTLFTWALTAAGAALVIVIRGKQRKLLDISLGFAGGVMIAASYWSLLAPAIEMATKSKLYGAEGEYAFVPIGVGFLIGAAFVYGTDALISSLGIQSPNVLLAMQSVGTKQRRKILAKLKSDEDLDDYDPYNNVQISGGKMYTQIESTTIDGFYEQNTRRRQIANVNRPAEQEETGTIYEDPNNECKNNQWRRVLLLVVAITVHNIPEGLAVGVGFAAVGNSASATFENARNLAIGIGIQNFPEGLAVALPLQAAGISTLKSFWYGQLSGMVEPLAGVLGAAGVTFAEPALPYALAFAAGAMIYVVIDDIVPEAHQSGNGKLASWAAIVGFLVMMSLDVGLG; this is translated from the exons ATGTTAAAGGATTATTCGCCAATCGTACAGGCGCTCCTAGGAACGTTATTTACGTGGGCTCTCACCGCAGCGGGTGCCGCACTTGTTATCGTAATTCGAGGAAAGCAA CGTAAATTATTGGACATCAGCCTGGGATTCGCAGGCGGCGTGATGATAGCGGCAAGTTACTGGTCGCTACTGGCACCTGCTATTGAAATGGCGACAAAGAGCAAATTGTACGGAGCGGAAGGCGAATACGCGTTCGTACCAATAGGAGTTGGATTTCTCATAGGCGCGGCTTTCGTTTATGGGACGGACGCGTTGATATCTTCCCTTGGCATTCAGTCCCCCAATGTGCTTTTAGCTATGCAGTCAGTCGGTACGAAACAAAGACGCAAGATCCTTGCAAAACTAAAGAGTGACGAGGATTTAGACGATTATGATCCGTATAACAACGTACAGATATCTGGTGGAAAAATGTATACTCAAATTGAGTCAACCACCATCGATG GTTTCTACGAGCAGAACACCCGAAGACGACAAATTGCAAATGTAAATAGGCCGGCGGAACAAGAAGAAACGGGCACAATTTACGAGGATCCTAACAACGAATGTAAAAACAACCAATGGAGAAGAGTTTTGCTGCTGGTCGTTGCCATTACG GTGCACAATATTCCAGAAGGTCTTGCAGTTGGAGTCGGATTCGCTGCGGTTGGTAATAGTGCATCAGCGACTTTTGAAAATGCAAG AAACCTTGCAATCGGAATCGGTATCCAGAATTTTCCCGAGGGACTGGCGGTGGCTCTGCCCCTTCAAGCGGCTGGAATTAGTACGTTGAAGAGTTTCTGGTACGGACAACTCTCAGGGATGGTAGAACCTCTCGCCGGCGTCCTTGGCGCAGCCGGAGTGACGTTCGCTGAACCCGCGCTACCTTATGCGCTTGCCTTCGCAGCCGGTGCAATGATCTATGTCGTGATCGACGATATCGTTCCGGAAGCGCATCAGAG
- the Zip48c gene encoding zinc/iron regulated transporter-related protein 48C isoform X2, protein MLKDYSPIVQALLGTLFTWALTAAGAALVIVIRGKQRKLLDISLGFAGGVMIAASYWSLLAPAIEMATKSKLYGAEGEYAFVPIGVGFLIGAAFVYGTDALISSLGIQSPNVLLAMQSVGFYEQNTRRRQIANVNRPAEQEETGTIYEDPNNECKNNQWRRVLLLVVAITVHNIPEGLAVGVGFAAVGNSASATFENARNLAIGIGIQNFPEGLAVALPLQAAGISTLKSFWYGQLSGMVEPLAGVLGAAGVTFAEPALPYALAFAAGAMIYVVIDDIVPEAHQSGNGKLASWAAIVGFLVMMSLDVGLG, encoded by the exons ATGTTAAAGGATTATTCGCCAATCGTACAGGCGCTCCTAGGAACGTTATTTACGTGGGCTCTCACCGCAGCGGGTGCCGCACTTGTTATCGTAATTCGAGGAAAGCAA CGTAAATTATTGGACATCAGCCTGGGATTCGCAGGCGGCGTGATGATAGCGGCAAGTTACTGGTCGCTACTGGCACCTGCTATTGAAATGGCGACAAAGAGCAAATTGTACGGAGCGGAAGGCGAATACGCGTTCGTACCAATAGGAGTTGGATTTCTCATAGGCGCGGCTTTCGTTTATGGGACGGACGCGTTGATATCTTCCCTTGGCATTCAGTCCCCCAATGTGCTTTTAGCTATGCAGTCAGTCG GTTTCTACGAGCAGAACACCCGAAGACGACAAATTGCAAATGTAAATAGGCCGGCGGAACAAGAAGAAACGGGCACAATTTACGAGGATCCTAACAACGAATGTAAAAACAACCAATGGAGAAGAGTTTTGCTGCTGGTCGTTGCCATTACG GTGCACAATATTCCAGAAGGTCTTGCAGTTGGAGTCGGATTCGCTGCGGTTGGTAATAGTGCATCAGCGACTTTTGAAAATGCAAG AAACCTTGCAATCGGAATCGGTATCCAGAATTTTCCCGAGGGACTGGCGGTGGCTCTGCCCCTTCAAGCGGCTGGAATTAGTACGTTGAAGAGTTTCTGGTACGGACAACTCTCAGGGATGGTAGAACCTCTCGCCGGCGTCCTTGGCGCAGCCGGAGTGACGTTCGCTGAACCCGCGCTACCTTATGCGCTTGCCTTCGCAGCCGGTGCAATGATCTATGTCGTGATCGACGATATCGTTCCGGAAGCGCATCAGAG
- the LOC139992676 gene encoding uncharacterized Golgi apparatus membrane protein-like protein CG5021 isoform X1 produces MASASVPLLMDDDTIAFGEEDETGQSNNKLKHPYVTMFHLAFRIAAIVAYMLCGWFSNSFITSFVVVVLLLSMDFWTVKNITGRLMVGLRWWNYVDDNGKSHWVFESKKGVQQNRINTTEARIFWLALILCPLLWSVFFVAALFSLKFKWLLLVCIAIVLNSANLYGYVKCKMGNDKNISTATSDFLRKQVIQNVASMMTRSPPAGNPSAPTNVI; encoded by the exons ATGGCGTCTGCGTCG GTACCTTTGCTAATGGATGATGATACAATCGCTTTTGGCGAAGAGGATGAAACGGGTCAAAGCAACAATAAGCTTAA ACATCCATATGTTACCATGTTTCATTTAGCCTTCAGAATAGCAGCGATAGTAGCCTATATGTTATGCGGATGGTTTTCAAATAGTTTTATAACTAGTTTTGTAGTCGTTGTATTGCTTTTGTCAATGGACTTTTGGACTGTTAAAAATATCACCGGAAGGCTAATGGTTGGTCTTAGATGGTGGAATTACGTGGATGACAATGGAAAAAGTCACTGGGTATTTGAATCCAAAAAG GGTGTTCAACAGAACCGCATTAATACTACAGAAGCGCGTATCTTTTGGTTAGCCTTAATTCTCTGTCCACTTTTGTGGTCGGTGTTTTTTGTGGCAGCCTTGTTCAGTTTGAAATTTAAGTGGCTGTTGCTCGTTTGCATTGCTATCGTTTTGAATAGTGCAAATTTATACGGATACGTGAAATGCAAAATGGGAAacgacaaaaatatttctactgcGACCagcgactttttaagaaaACAAGTCATACAAAAT GTTGCGTCCATGATGACTAGGAGTCCACCCGCAGGTAATCCAAGTGCACCAACCAATGTGATATAA
- the LOC139992676 gene encoding uncharacterized Golgi apparatus membrane protein-like protein CG5021 isoform X2, translated as MASASVPLLMDDDTIAFGEEDETGQSNNKLKHPYVTMFHLAFRIAAIVAYMLCGWFSNSFITSFVVVVLLLSMDFWTVKNITGRLMVGLRWWNYVDDNGKSHWVFESKKNRINTTEARIFWLALILCPLLWSVFFVAALFSLKFKWLLLVCIAIVLNSANLYGYVKCKMGNDKNISTATSDFLRKQVIQNVASMMTRSPPAGNPSAPTNVI; from the exons ATGGCGTCTGCGTCG GTACCTTTGCTAATGGATGATGATACAATCGCTTTTGGCGAAGAGGATGAAACGGGTCAAAGCAACAATAAGCTTAA ACATCCATATGTTACCATGTTTCATTTAGCCTTCAGAATAGCAGCGATAGTAGCCTATATGTTATGCGGATGGTTTTCAAATAGTTTTATAACTAGTTTTGTAGTCGTTGTATTGCTTTTGTCAATGGACTTTTGGACTGTTAAAAATATCACCGGAAGGCTAATGGTTGGTCTTAGATGGTGGAATTACGTGGATGACAATGGAAAAAGTCACTGGGTATTTGAATCCAAAAAG AACCGCATTAATACTACAGAAGCGCGTATCTTTTGGTTAGCCTTAATTCTCTGTCCACTTTTGTGGTCGGTGTTTTTTGTGGCAGCCTTGTTCAGTTTGAAATTTAAGTGGCTGTTGCTCGTTTGCATTGCTATCGTTTTGAATAGTGCAAATTTATACGGATACGTGAAATGCAAAATGGGAAacgacaaaaatatttctactgcGACCagcgactttttaagaaaACAAGTCATACAAAAT GTTGCGTCCATGATGACTAGGAGTCCACCCGCAGGTAATCCAAGTGCACCAACCAATGTGATATAA
- the LOC139992676 gene encoding uncharacterized Golgi apparatus membrane protein-like protein CG5021 isoform X3, with product MDDDTIAFGEEDETGQSNNKLKHPYVTMFHLAFRIAAIVAYMLCGWFSNSFITSFVVVVLLLSMDFWTVKNITGRLMVGLRWWNYVDDNGKSHWVFESKKGVQQNRINTTEARIFWLALILCPLLWSVFFVAALFSLKFKWLLLVCIAIVLNSANLYGYVKCKMGNDKNISTATSDFLRKQVIQNVASMMTRSPPAGNPSAPTNVI from the exons ATGGATGATGATACAATCGCTTTTGGCGAAGAGGATGAAACGGGTCAAAGCAACAATAAGCTTAA ACATCCATATGTTACCATGTTTCATTTAGCCTTCAGAATAGCAGCGATAGTAGCCTATATGTTATGCGGATGGTTTTCAAATAGTTTTATAACTAGTTTTGTAGTCGTTGTATTGCTTTTGTCAATGGACTTTTGGACTGTTAAAAATATCACCGGAAGGCTAATGGTTGGTCTTAGATGGTGGAATTACGTGGATGACAATGGAAAAAGTCACTGGGTATTTGAATCCAAAAAG GGTGTTCAACAGAACCGCATTAATACTACAGAAGCGCGTATCTTTTGGTTAGCCTTAATTCTCTGTCCACTTTTGTGGTCGGTGTTTTTTGTGGCAGCCTTGTTCAGTTTGAAATTTAAGTGGCTGTTGCTCGTTTGCATTGCTATCGTTTTGAATAGTGCAAATTTATACGGATACGTGAAATGCAAAATGGGAAacgacaaaaatatttctactgcGACCagcgactttttaagaaaACAAGTCATACAAAAT GTTGCGTCCATGATGACTAGGAGTCCACCCGCAGGTAATCCAAGTGCACCAACCAATGTGATATAA